ATTTAAACCCAAACAATCCTATTTCAATAACTAATTTTTGTTTGCTTTATTGCGTTCCTATTATTTATGTGCAAAATATATGGTGGCCACACCCATGGTTTGCTTCCATACTTTTTCGCTCGTGAATCCGGCTTTTTCAAGTTCGGCTACAAAGGCTTTCCCCTCCGGAAAAGCAGCTACAGAAGCCGGCAGGTAAGTATAGGCTGCCTTATCTTTTGATAGCAAGCCACCCCACCAAGGTAATATTTTGCCCGAATAAAATTTAAACAACTGCTTAAACGGGAAGGCCGTAGGGTTTGAAAACTCCAGCACCACAAATTTACCCCCCGGTTTTAAAACCCGCGCTATCTCCATCAGACCTGCATTTAAATTCTCAAAGTTACGCACACCAAAAGCCACCATAGCAGCATCAAACTCTGCATTTTTAAATGGCAGATTTTCAGAATCGCCCTCAACCATAGTTATAATATGATCCAGGTTTTTTTTCTTGATTTTTGCGGCTCCTACCTTAAGCATCTCCGGCGATAAATCCAGCCCCACCACTCTTTCCGGTTTAACACGCAACGCAGCAATGGCCAAATCACCTGTTCCAGTAGCAATATCTAATATGGCAGGATGGTTCAATCCTTTTAACAGACCGATGGCTCTGCGTCTCCATATTTTATCGATACCCAGCGACAAAAAATGATTTAAAAAATCATATTTCGCTGCTATATTATCGAACATATTTTTTATCTGCTTCTTTTTACCCTCCTCAGAGCTAAGGTATGGCTTAACTGTCATATTGTATTTTTTTTATACTGTAGTTGGTGGTGTGGATGTCGTATTTCCCGGGTGTCCTGCACCAACAATGAATTTATTCAAAAAAAATTCGCTGTGTAATATCTGTGCAACAAAAATACAATAGATATTAAATATATGGTGAGAATTGTTAGAAAAAGAGTTTTAGGGTAGAAAGCGGGGGCATACCGCAGAAAGCATGAGGAGTAGAGTGGAGAACCCACCACGGGGGGTATACTGTTAGCAGGTTCGAGAGCAGGAAGGGTTACACTATAAGGCGCTTGCATTAATCGGCATAGCTAATAAAAAATGCGGCATAGAAATTTCCATGCCGCAAAATATAATAGCTTGTAATATAATGACTGCAAGAAAATTACTTCTCTCCTTCCATCCATTTTTTTAAATTAGCCGTAAACTTTTCCTTATAACT
Above is a window of Saccharicrinis carchari DNA encoding:
- the ubiE gene encoding bifunctional demethylmenaquinone methyltransferase/2-methoxy-6-polyprenyl-1,4-benzoquinol methylase UbiE — protein: MTVKPYLSSEEGKKKQIKNMFDNIAAKYDFLNHFLSLGIDKIWRRRAIGLLKGLNHPAILDIATGTGDLAIAALRVKPERVVGLDLSPEMLKVGAAKIKKKNLDHIITMVEGDSENLPFKNAEFDAAMVAFGVRNFENLNAGLMEIARVLKPGGKFVVLEFSNPTAFPFKQLFKFYSGKILPWWGGLLSKDKAAYTYLPASVAAFPEGKAFVAELEKAGFTSEKVWKQTMGVATIYFAHK